In the genome of Candidatus Woesearchaeota archaeon, one region contains:
- a CDS encoding nucleotidyltransferase domain-containing protein — translation MMNKKREDCSMDFRIHERKKQIEQRYQHEDLQLAREFTKKIYKEFGNMLKAVVLFGSQTRGTTSPQSDIDLLVIVDDVSIILTAEMVEAYRIITEKTLLRTSIRIHVTTMKLTSFWEYIRAGDPIGVNILREGVALIDTGFFDPLQLLLFQGRMRPSEESIWTYFTRAPRTLHNSKWHLLQATIDLYWAVIDAAHAALMRLGEVPPSPEHVADILHEKMVKKKLLHERYVHTMREFYKLTKMIVHREIKEISGEEYDRYAREAQDFVETMRAFIDQKRINK, via the coding sequence ATGATGAACAAAAAGAGAGAGGACTGTTCTATGGACTTCAGGATCCACGAGCGAAAGAAACAAATTGAGCAGAGATATCAGCATGAAGATCTACAGTTGGCACGAGAGTTTACCAAAAAGATCTATAAGGAATTTGGCAATATGTTAAAGGCTGTTGTTCTTTTTGGTAGCCAGACCAGGGGAACAACCTCTCCCCAGAGCGATATTGATCTGTTAGTTATTGTTGATGATGTCTCTATCATTCTTACTGCTGAGATGGTTGAGGCTTATCGTATCATTACGGAAAAGACCTTACTGCGTACCTCGATAAGGATTCATGTCACAACTATGAAATTAACAAGCTTCTGGGAATATATCAGAGCTGGAGATCCTATTGGGGTTAATATCCTCCGTGAAGGGGTTGCCTTGATTGATACTGGTTTCTTTGATCCACTCCAGTTACTGTTGTTTCAAGGAAGAATGCGACCATCCGAGGAAAGTATTTGGACTTATTTCACGAGAGCTCCAAGAACATTACACAACTCAAAATGGCATCTCCTGCAGGCAACCATTGATCTCTATTGGGCAGTGATTGATGCTGCTCATGCAGCCTTAATGCGCTTGGGAGAGGTTCCTCCAAGCCCAGAACATGTGGCAGATATCCTTCATGAGAAAATGGTCAAGAAAAAATTGCTCCATGAACGGTATGTCCATACTATGCGAGAGTTTTACAAACTCACCAAGATGATTGTCCATCGTGAAATTAAAGAGATCTCTGGCGAAGAATATGATCGATATGCTCGTGAAGCCCAAGATTTTGTTGAGACCATGCGGGCCTTTATTGATCAAAAACGGATAAATAAGTGA